The Estrella lausannensis genome window below encodes:
- a CDS encoding SycD/LcrH family type III secretion system chaperone — translation MPAAILKDRFKEEESLPPRKKKKEFDLPKKVKEKLKDHERVKRELQEGKSAQDILEISDESMADFYQAAYKLFVGKRYTDAANAFLFLVTLNPYHHDYWMGLGMATQMCHEFESAIDAYEMAAICQVESPVPYFYLAKCLFAIHDRESALMALDLAIEYAADSDEFGEIHDQAVKAKAVLLKDQPHEE, via the coding sequence GTGCCGGCAGCTATTTTAAAGGACCGGTTCAAAGAAGAGGAATCCTTGCCACCGCGAAAGAAAAAAAAAGAGTTTGATTTACCCAAAAAAGTAAAAGAGAAACTGAAAGATCACGAACGAGTGAAGAGAGAGCTTCAGGAGGGGAAAAGTGCGCAGGATATCTTGGAAATTTCTGACGAATCGATGGCCGATTTCTACCAGGCAGCCTATAAGTTGTTTGTAGGAAAGCGCTACACCGATGCCGCTAATGCCTTTCTTTTTTTGGTTACCCTAAATCCCTATCACCATGACTACTGGATGGGGCTTGGGATGGCTACCCAGATGTGCCATGAGTTTGAATCTGCAATCGATGCCTATGAGATGGCTGCGATCTGCCAGGTGGAGAGTCCTGTTCCCTATTTTTATCTGGCAAAGTGTCTTTTTGCGATCCATGACAGGGAAAGCGCTCTGATGGCGTTGGATCTGGCCATCGAATATGCGGCCGACTCTGATGAATTTGGCGAGATTCACGATCAGGCGGTGAAAGCAAAAGCAGTTTTGCTCAAAGACCAACCTCATGAAGAGTGA
- a CDS encoding tyrosine recombinase, which translates to MKNRSLRDPFEDFACYLASERNLALSTQEGYGHDVSLFLNHLKDVRGEKLEEASEDSLIDYLAFLKSKDLKESTIFRAFMAIKIFYRFLKQEDYVATNITDLIDSPKLWQLLPAVLTVREVTALLNAPDCSEEEGSRDRAIMELLYGSGLRVSEAIQLDIYDVDDTFVKVKGKGRKERVVPIGRKALLAIDSYLLHYRAQYESATNQALFVTSKGKRVDRFLIWRKIKEYGEEAGIEKNIHPHTLRHSFATHLLDGGADLRVIQEMMGHSSISSTDRYMRVSTHHLSEAFLNFHPRYQPD; encoded by the coding sequence TGCCAGCGAGCGCAACCTTGCCCTAAGCACTCAGGAAGGTTATGGGCATGATGTTTCCTTGTTCTTAAACCACCTGAAAGATGTCAGGGGCGAGAAGCTTGAAGAGGCGTCAGAAGACTCTCTCATTGACTATCTTGCTTTTTTGAAGTCGAAGGATTTAAAAGAGTCCACCATATTCAGGGCTTTCATGGCCATTAAAATCTTCTATCGCTTTCTGAAGCAGGAAGACTATGTTGCGACCAATATCACCGATCTGATCGATTCTCCAAAGTTGTGGCAGCTTCTTCCTGCTGTCTTGACTGTGCGTGAGGTAACAGCTCTTCTAAACGCACCGGACTGCAGCGAAGAAGAGGGGAGTCGCGACAGGGCAATTATGGAGCTTCTCTATGGCTCCGGCTTACGTGTTTCCGAGGCTATACAGCTCGATATTTATGATGTGGACGATACTTTTGTGAAAGTCAAAGGCAAAGGGCGCAAGGAGCGGGTTGTGCCGATCGGCAGAAAGGCGCTTTTGGCGATCGATTCCTATTTGCTCCATTACCGGGCACAATACGAGAGCGCGACCAACCAGGCCCTTTTTGTGACTTCCAAAGGAAAGCGTGTCGACCGATTTTTAATCTGGCGCAAGATTAAAGAGTATGGCGAGGAGGCTGGTATTGAAAAAAATATTCATCCGCACACACTCAGGCACTCGTTTGCGACTCATCTCTTGGACGGAGGGGCTGATTTGCGGGTTATCCAGGAGATGATGGGGCACTCGAGCATTTCTTCCACGGATCGGTACATGCGAGTGTCCACCCACCATCTAAGCGAGGCGTTTTTAAATTTCCATCCGCGTTACCAACCCGATTGA